From the Phyllostomus discolor isolate MPI-MPIP mPhyDis1 chromosome 7, mPhyDis1.pri.v3, whole genome shotgun sequence genome, one window contains:
- the ACKR2 gene encoding atypical chemokine receptor 2: MATTAPSQPLLTTKVASSENSSSFYDYEDYLDLEAFLLCRKDEVLSFSRVFLPVFYSLVFALGLGGNLLLLVVLLRYVPRRRMTEVYLLNLAISNLLFVVTLPFWVISVAWHWVFGSFLCKAVSILYTINLYSGIFFISCMSLDKYLEIVHAQAHHRLRTRVKRWVLVIVVWAVALAVSIPDMVFVQTHEYPKGVWHCYPDFGGHGTFWKLFLRFQQNILGFLLPLLAMIFFYSRITLVLVRLKPPGRGRALKIAFALVVAFFMLWFPYNLVLFLHSLMDLKVLWDCKASKYLDYALQVTETIAFFHCCLTPVLYAFSVRCFGQYLKASLATVCGRHQAPCPPQTPLSSCCESSNLTGQEEMTSVNDLGERQVEDSPNKEGVGEKETQVAMPQPDENGWDPAQLGIHPSSLQGPH, translated from the coding sequence ATGGCCAccaccgccccctcccagccGCTGCTCACCACCAAGGTCGCCAGTTCTGAGAACAGCAGCTCCTTCTATGACTACGAGGACTACCTGGACCTGGAGGCCTTCCTGCTCTGCAGGAAGGACGAGGTGCTGTCCTTCAGCAGGGTCTTCCTGCCGGTCTTCTACAGCCTGGTCTTTGCGCTGGGCCTGGGCGGGAACCTCCTTCTCCTAGTGGTCTTGCTGCGGTATGTGCCTCGCAGGCGGATGACAGAGGTCTACCTGTTGAACCTGGCTATCTCCAACCTCCTGTTCGTGGTGACCCTGCCCTTCTGGGTCATCTCTGTGGCCTGGCATTGGGTCTTCGGGAGCTTTCTGTGCAAGGCGGTGAGCATCCTCTATACCATCAACCTCTACAGTGGCATCTTCTTCATTAGCTGCATGAGCCTGGACAAGTACCTAGAGATCGTCCACGCTCAGGCCCACCACAGGCTGAGGACCCGGGTCAAGCGCTGGGTCCTTGTCATCGTGGTCtgggctgtggccctggctgtCTCCATCCCTGACATGGTCTTCGTGCAGACACACGAATACCCCAAGGGTGTGTGGCACTGCTACCCGGATTTCGGGGGGCACGGGACCTTCTGGAAGCTCTTTCTGCGCTTCCAGCAGAACATTCTGGGGTTTCTCCTCCCACTCCTTGCCATGATCTTCTTCTATTCCCGAATCACCTTGGTCCTGGTCAGGCTGAAGCCCCCAGGCCGGGGCCGGGCTCTGAAGATAGCCTTTGCCCTGGTGGTGGCCTTCTTCATGCTGTGGTTCCCGTACAACCTCGTCTTGTTTCTGCACTCGCTGATGGacctgaaagtcttatgggactGCAAGGCCAGCAAGTACCTGGATTATGCACTGCAGGTAACAGAGACCATCGCCTTCTTTCACTGCTGCCTCACGCCTGTCCTCTACGCCTTCTCCGTCCGCTGCTTCGGCCAGTACCTGAAGGCTTCCCTGGCCACTGTGTGTGGGCGGCACCAGGCACCTTGCCCTCCCCAGACCCCACTGTCCAGCTGTTGTGAGAGTAGCAACCTCACCGGCCAAGAAGAAATGACCAGCGTGAATGACCTTggggagaggcaggtggaggaCTCCCCCAACAAAGAGGGTGTGggggaaaaggaaacccaagTGGCCATGCCACAGCCTGATGAGAACGGATGGGACCCAGCTCAGCTGGGCATTCACCCAAGTTCCCTCCAAGGGCCTCACTGA